AGGAATCGGGGGATCAGGCAGGTGAAGCGAGGTCCTGGCGCTCGAGGCTGAGCGGCGCGGGGCCGAGCAATTTTACCCGCTCGGTGGCGCCGAGGGACAGGGTTGCACCTACCACGTCGGGACGGATCGGCAGCTCGCGGGCGTTGAGGTCCAGCAGGCAGACCAGGGTCACGCTGGCCGGGCGGCCGTAGTCGAACAGCTCGTTGAGGGCCGCGCGCACAGTGCGGCCACTCATCAGGACATCGTCGATCAGCACCAGGTGCTGGCCTTCGATCTCGAAGGGCAGCTCGGAGGGGCGCACCTGGGGGTGCAGGCCGTTCTGGGTGAAGTCGTCGCGGTAGAAGGAGACATCGAGGGTGCCGAGCGGACCCTTCTCGCCCAGTTGCTCCAGCAGGGCCTGGGCGACCCACACGCCGCCGGTGCGGATGCCGATGAAACGGGGTTCGAGGATCTGGCGTGCCTTGAGGTGGGCGTGCAGGTCGCTGGCCATCCGCGGCAGCAGTTCGGCGGGGTTGGGCAGGGTCATCGGCGGTCCTCGCTTAGGATTGTGAAGGGTTCTCGGCCAGCCAGCCTTCCAGCAGCAGGGCGGCGGCCAGGGCATCCACCGGGCGCTCCCGGTAGCCATCGCGCTGGCCTTGGGCCAGGCGTTGGCCCTTGGCCTCGAAAGTGGTCAGGCGCTCGTCGTGGGTGAACACCGGAAGGTTGAAGCGGCCATTGAGCCGCCTGGCGAACTTCTCCGCACGGGCGCTCATCTCGCTGGGGGTGCCGTCCATGTTCAGTGGCAGGCCGACGACGATGGCGTCCGGCTGCCACTCGCGGATCAGGGCTTCGACCTGTTGCCAGTCCGGCACGCCGTTCTGGGCCTTGAGCACCTTGAGCTCGCGGGCCTGGCCGGTGATCGCCTGGCCGACGGCGACACCGATCTGGCGGGTGCCGTAGTCGAAGCCGAGCAACAGTCGCAGGGGTCTGGTCTCGCCCATCAGGCGTGCCCGGCCTGGGCGGTGAGCAGGCTCAGGTTGACCCCGAGGCGCGCGGCGGCCGCACTGAGACGCTGCTCGGCCGGGGTGTCGAAGAGGATCGGCAGGTCCGCCGGGCAGGTCAGCCAGGCGTTGTCGGCGAGCTCCGCCTCCAGTTGGCCGGCGTCCCATCCGGCGTAGCCGAGGGCCACCAGGCTTTTCTCCGGCCCGCTGCCGTCGGCGATGGCGAAGAGCACGTCCTGGGAGGTGGACAGGGCCAGTTCGCCCAGCTCCAGGGTGGCCTGGTAGCTGTGGCCGGTGGGGTGCAGGACGAAACCTCGATCGGTCTGCACCGGCCCGCCAGCGAAGATGGGCAGGCCCTGGCAGCGCGCAGGCGGCGTGTAGTCCATGCGCAGCTGCTCCAGCACATCGCTCAGGCTGAGGCCGTTGGGTCGATTGATCACCAGCCCCATGGCGCCCTGCTCGTTGTGTTCCACCAGGTAGGTGACGGTCTGGGCGAAGTTGGGATCGGCCATGTGCGGCATGGCGATGAGGAAGTGATGCTTGAGGTAGCTCGGTGCGCTTTTCATGTCGGCTAGTTTCAGGCTTAAGTCGGCAGGCTTCAAGCGGCAGGGCGCCGGCTTCCGCTCCTGCCTGAAGCCTAGGGCATGGACCGCACCCTCGCCCTCAGTTGCTCGACAGGCGGTCGCCCCGCTCGAAGCGCCAGGTGCGGATGATTTCCAGGCGGTCGATGTCCGCGAGGTCCCCGGTGAAGGGGGCGAAGGGCGCGGCGAGGCGGACGATGCGCATGGCGCCCTGGTCCAGCACCGACTGGCCGGAGGACTCCAGCACCTGCACCTCGTAGAGGGTGCCGTCGCGGTTGATCGAGACCAGCAGCCGCAGGTTGCCGTAGATCCGCTGGCGACGGGCCTCGTCCGGGTAATTCAGGTTGCCGATGCGCTCGATCTTCTTGCGCCACTCTTCCTTGTACCAGGCGCCCTTGTCGCGCATGGTCGAGGCCGCGCTGAGGCGGTGGATGCGCGGGCGCTTGGCATAGAGCTGGCGCTCCTTGTCCAGTTCCGCCTCGAGGCTGGCGATCTCGGCGGAGAGCTGCGAGCTGTCGAAAGTGGGGGCTGGCCTGGCCTCGGGTTGGGGGCGGGTCTGCTCGCGCTTGACCGTGGTCTTCTGCGGTTGCGGCTTGGTGGTGGCGACGGCGGCCTTGGGGGCTTCCTTCCTGGGCGCCTGGGTTGGCGCGGTCGGCGGCGTGGCCTTGCGGATCTCCTTGTCCTGGAAGGGCGCGACCTCGGTGGTCTTGGGGGTGGCCTTGTGTTCCAGGGTGCCGCTGCCCTGCTGGTTGGCCTGGGCGAGGAAGTCGGCCTCCTTGGGCTTTTCCTCGCTCTTGAAGGTGGCCAGGGTGATTTCCAGGGACTTGCTGATCTGCTGCGGGTCGCCGAGGGTGAAGCCGACCCCGAGTATCACCGCGACGTGCAGCACGGCGGCGAGGAACAGGGTAAAGCCCAGCCGGTCCGCCGGGCGGACGCCGGCGGTCGGATGGGCGGAGGAGGTCATGGCTGCGTTCATCGCCAGTCAGCTTGCTGCGGATAGCGGCGCAGTCTGCCCAAGTGGGACTGTGGGCTGCAAGCGACACGCCTCAAGCTGTTACCTGCTTCAAGCTTGTGGCGTTCGGCCTGCCGCTTTCAGCTTCTGCTCGATGGCCTCCATCAGGCGTGCACCGATGCGGGTGTCGTAGGCCTTGTCGATCTCGCGGATGCAGGTGGGACTGGTCACGTTGATCTCGGTGAGGTGATCGCCGATCACATCCAGGCCGACGAACAGCAGGCCCTTCTCCCGCAGGGTCGGGCCCACGGTGGCGGCGATCTCCCGGTCGCGCTCGGTCAGCGGACGCGCCTCGCCACGGCCACCGGCGGCCAGGTTGCCACGGGTCTCGCCGGCCGCGGGGATGCGTGCCAGGCAGTAGGGCACCGGCTCGCCGTCGATCATCAGGATGCGCTTGTCGCCGTCGACGATGGCCGGCAGGTAGCGCTGGGCCATGATCTGCTGGCTGCCGTGGGCGGTCAGGGTCTCGAGGATCACCGAGAGGTTGGGGTCGCCGGCGCGGTGGCGAAAGATCGAGGAACCGCCCATGCCATCAAGGGGTTTGAGAATGATGTCACGCTGTTCTTCGGCAAACTCGCGCAGAATGTCCGCTCGTCGGCTGACCAGGGTCGGCGGTGTGAGCTGGGGGAACAGGGTGGCGAAGAACTTCTCGTTGCAGTCGCGCAGGCTCTGCGGGCGGTTCACCACCAGGACGCCGGCCCGTTCGGCCTGTTCCAGCAGGTAGGTGGAGTAGACGAACTCGTTGTCGAAGGGCGGATCCTTGCGCATCAGGATCACGTCCAGGTCGGCCAGCGGGATGTCGTCCTCGGCCTCCAGCTCGAACCAGCGCTCCGGGTCGAGGAAGACCTTCAAGGGACGCATGCGCGTGCGAGCTTCACCGTTTTTCTGGTAAAGGTCCTGCTGCTCCATGTAGAACAGCGACCAGCCGCGCTCCTGGGCCGCCAGCAGCATGGCCAGGGAGCTGTCCTTCTTGAAGGAGATTTTCGCAATGGGGTCCATGACGA
This genomic window from Pseudomonas furukawaii contains:
- a CDS encoding YqgE/AlgH family protein is translated as MKSAPSYLKHHFLIAMPHMADPNFAQTVTYLVEHNEQGAMGLVINRPNGLSLSDVLEQLRMDYTPPARCQGLPIFAGGPVQTDRGFVLHPTGHSYQATLELGELALSTSQDVLFAIADGSGPEKSLVALGYAGWDAGQLEAELADNAWLTCPADLPILFDTPAEQRLSAAAARLGVNLSLLTAQAGHA
- the pyrR gene encoding bifunctional pyr operon transcriptional regulator/uracil phosphoribosyltransferase PyrR produces the protein MTLPNPAELLPRMASDLHAHLKARQILEPRFIGIRTGGVWVAQALLEQLGEKGPLGTLDVSFYRDDFTQNGLHPQVRPSELPFEIEGQHLVLIDDVLMSGRTVRAALNELFDYGRPASVTLVCLLDLNARELPIRPDVVGATLSLGATERVKLLGPAPLSLERQDLASPA
- a CDS encoding energy transducer TonB is translated as MNAAMTSSAHPTAGVRPADRLGFTLFLAAVLHVAVILGVGFTLGDPQQISKSLEITLATFKSEEKPKEADFLAQANQQGSGTLEHKATPKTTEVAPFQDKEIRKATPPTAPTQAPRKEAPKAAVATTKPQPQKTTVKREQTRPQPEARPAPTFDSSQLSAEIASLEAELDKERQLYAKRPRIHRLSAASTMRDKGAWYKEEWRKKIERIGNLNYPDEARRQRIYGNLRLLVSINRDGTLYEVQVLESSGQSVLDQGAMRIVRLAAPFAPFTGDLADIDRLEIIRTWRFERGDRLSSN
- the gshB gene encoding glutathione synthase, with amino-acid sequence MSVRLGIVMDPIAKISFKKDSSLAMLLAAQERGWSLFYMEQQDLYQKNGEARTRMRPLKVFLDPERWFELEAEDDIPLADLDVILMRKDPPFDNEFVYSTYLLEQAERAGVLVVNRPQSLRDCNEKFFATLFPQLTPPTLVSRRADILREFAEEQRDIILKPLDGMGGSSIFRHRAGDPNLSVILETLTAHGSQQIMAQRYLPAIVDGDKRILMIDGEPVPYCLARIPAAGETRGNLAAGGRGEARPLTERDREIAATVGPTLREKGLLFVGLDVIGDHLTEINVTSPTCIREIDKAYDTRIGARLMEAIEQKLKAAGRTPQA
- the ruvX gene encoding Holliday junction resolvase RuvX, whose product is MGETRPLRLLLGFDYGTRQIGVAVGQAITGQARELKVLKAQNGVPDWQQVEALIREWQPDAIVVGLPLNMDGTPSEMSARAEKFARRLNGRFNLPVFTHDERLTTFEAKGQRLAQGQRDGYRERPVDALAAALLLEGWLAENPSQS